Within Anopheles ziemanni chromosome 2, idAnoZiCoDA_A2_x.2, whole genome shotgun sequence, the genomic segment CTACCCAAGATGTCTCGTGACGATTTAGAAGAGTTCGTCATGCTAAAGGTTTGTGAGGCAGTGGTCTATAAGTCGCAATTGGGCGAGGAACGTAAGCGCTTGGATAAGTTGGAGACAGTTATGCTAAAATATCGACAACGGTTGAAGGATATGCACAAGCAATACTGTGATCTACTAGTGGTCCACGAACGAGCGGTTCAGGATCTGCAAAAGAGAGCCAACCGGTTTGTGGTTCCCGTGAAAATAACGCGTGCCGTTGGTTTGCAGGTCGGCGCATCACAATTTCCGCTTTTGGGAAAGCCTACCGCTATGGACCAGACTTGTGAAgatgtcaaaacaaaaaattgtattgcTGAGCTGTCTGTTATTCCGGCTAAGGGAAATACTACATCACCAGAATCCAGTACAAAAGACACTACTGGTGGAGCGCCCTGGAACGGGGCCCAACTAACGTCCATTGGCCAACGAATGTCAACTTCAACGGCAGGCGGTATCCATCCTACACCGAATGTGATACGCCCATCGGTACCGATGAATGTAACCTATATGCACAATGCAACTGCCAGTGAAGTTACGATAAAGCCACCAGATCCAAGCAAACCAGCCCTTGGTAGTATTGTGAATGGATTACCTGGGAGTAGTTATCCGTCTGGTACTTCCGTCTCCTCCAGTGGTAGCAGCACCGGTAGCGTTTCACCCGGGTCTATGACTGCCCGTAAAAAGACTCTCCATAAAATTACGCCGAAGAGGCCACCGCTATCTGCAGTGCAACAGGAGGAACAGGAGAAGATGGCGAGGCAGCAAGCGGAACAAATGCTACAGGACATTCACAGCCAGCAGGCACGAATAGCAAAAATAGCTGCGTAAGTAATCACTTTCGTTGATCCTACTCAATAGACGGGTAACAATGAATAAGTTAGTGGCGGATCGCATTGGATTAAATCTAGTTAGCTTACCTTGTATCTGAATGATCTAGTTTCCTTGTATTAGTGATGAGCCAATGTCGCCAACTTTTCGCATTGAATATCCTTTGCAATAGAGTGAAATAATTGGTTTCCTCAATTCAACGCCAGTTTTCTTTCTGGATTCCTCCATTTcgcaataaaattgaaaacttcaAGGAAGTTACGGGTCAAACTGAACCTTGTATGTCGTAATTACCTAAGCCTACTTGACCAGTTTCAAGAAATTCCCAGAGAAACTAAACTCTTTTGTGAGTTCTTAATATGGTGTTTAATCAGATAATGGCTTAAAGCTCAGCCAATTTGGCCAATTCAAATCTCGTTAGAAGCTTATTTGGAGCATTAATCATATAATAAGTTCCTCTATTATATGATTGTAGAATACAATGAAACAGCTACGATGAGAATTAACCAAGTAAATTGGTGTTAAACGAGTAAATCAACACTTGACCTTCTCTTTTTGGAGCAACTTATTCCGAACACTTCCTCAAgttcacatttttttcccatctcaattctttttttatgaCACAAAAAGCGAAGTTTGAAAAACTAGAAATAACGTTTTGCCAATATatcttttaaattaatttaataaaatcggCAGTATATGATTCCATGAATGTTAgtggtttgttttgcgttCATCGTTAAGTAAAGtaggaattttttttatttattgcagCGGTTCTAAAGTGAGTGGAGGGAATTCTGCGACCGGAATAAGACCTACTGCACCTGATGTACGAACAACGGTTGTATCCAGAACGAACGTAACCCTGTTTCGTCCGGCGATGCTATCGTCACTTATGCCGGCCGCACAACCAATGGCTGGTATGCATAACGTACGAGCGTCATCCAGCAAGACCCTCACTTTTACAAACTCGGTTGCACCGACCGCACCACAGTCCCAACCCGGGTCACCATCGGCGGTAACCAATTCGTTGATAGATTTAACGGACGAGGAAGAGCCACGTGGCCCCATCGGTACTAGTGTCCCCCTTAGCAACGCGATCGAGAAAAAACACTCAAATCAAAATGGAATGCTAGAAAAACAGCAGGGGTCCGCCGAAATGATAGCTACTAATCAGATGGTGAAATTGGCCCAAGCTGCGCAGACGAAGGGGAAACTGCCATATCGGTTGCTGAACGGCAATGGTACGATACAGCCGATCGCTACCGGATCTACTCATACACAAGGAATGCTCCTTCCCAACAATGTGGGATTTCGAGCGCACTTGGGGAAAAAACCCAATGGGCTTAGAATGCCATTGGGAATTTCACCAACGACTCATGGACAGATACGACATTCGGGTCCTTTTCCTGGTAAGTGATAATGCAGCCTTCTATACAGCCTCACATGGTGGTTGGTGCATGAATTTACTATAATGATTCTCGATTGCAGACAACTCGTTGATGATGAAGCCTCGGCCCCCACTACGAGTCCCAGTACATCCGGCACCACTCCCGAAACCTGGGCCACAGAGTTGTCACCCGTCCTGGAAACAATTACCGCCACAGCCAGTGATTCGTATCAATAATGTTTCGACCGGGATCGTAATATCGTGGACGATGCCAGATCTATCGGAAATGCACGCGGAGATCGATATCTACCAAATTTATGCCTACCAGGAATCGACAGCCATCCCATCTTCGTCCGCATGGCGTCACGTGGGTGATGTGAAAGCGTTGCCGCTTCCTATGGCCGTGACGTTGACACATTTTAGCGAAGGTCAGCGTTACCACTTTGCTGTCAGAGCTATCGACGAGCACAAGCGGATCGGGTTCTTTAGTGATCCCCGAACATGGAACGACGTGAATGTTTCGCAGTAGGAAATTAATTCACACTAGTACAGTAAGTTGAGCTGATAATACCAGTTTTAAATAACGGTTTGTGGCAAATATTCTACTTAAATATGTTACTTTAATTTCAATGTTTGCTCAGCTATTTATATTGTAATTCTTCTTTACTAACACATGAACTAATCGTTATGAAATAGGTGATCTAAATGTTTATATTCGTCTAaacttgaaagaaaaaaaaaataaataaagcaaaagaACAGCACAAAGAATTTCCAACATCTTAGCAAATTGCAagaaaaagtatatttttatgtGTAAAATATGGAAGTAAAACAATAACTGAACTCTATTTACGTGTATGCCATGCTGCTCTGTTGTTTTGTATCGCTGATGATTTGTTAGATTCAGGACATCTGTATATAAAGTTAGTTATGCTAGAACTTTACCCTTATATACTGAATAACGTTCCTTTCGTCAGTCAGGTGATTTTTCCCATGAATCCATTTTTTCTTACTATCAAATTTGATAACAGATTTGTTCGAAAAATATGTGTCCGATGGGAACGCATGCTTGTCTATGGTCTAAAAAGTGCGTTTTGACTTGAGTACATTGAACAACGGTATCGAATGCTAATTTAAGGGAATTGTTTTAACGAGGTTGCCAGCTTTGGAAATCGACAAGAAATTAATAAACTATAGCACATGATAAGAACTAAACACCTGATTTCTATGTTTGCTGAATGATTTGGTTCGTTGTAAAATTACTCTCAAAAGTGAAGATACAATCTCGATACCCACTGTAGAGTTTAGTAGTCTAATAAGTGTAACTTTGTAGACCGCCAATGTTGCCATGCCATAGATCGTTTTCATTATGAAGCTGAAACCTTGCGCTTGTTAGTTGCTTACAGGAAAGTACCAAATTTGACGGCGAAAAATTCTTTACAAGTGTGTTTTTAGTTCCTCTTCAACaagtttttgaaatattagaATAAAATGCTCAATAACTAAGTTAGTCAGCATCAAACGTGGGAACCGCCGTTTTATCTTCACTTTTAGGTGTAAATGCACGGATTCCTTTATCTAAATATTGCATTTTCTTTCAACAGAATATAATCTTTAACCAAAATCTAGACGTAGTAGGCCTTCAACTGAAGCTGCCCAGATGCAGGCGGTGAATTCCGAGACGACATATAGGATTGAGAAGAAAACGGCAGATAAATACTAGTgagtttttgattttgaaacagATACCTTGGCATAAACACATTTGCTATCAAATGTTGGTAAAATCTATGCGCCTAGAAACTCGCCAAAATTACAAAACGGACGCGCAAAGGCGTAACCACTTTGGTGCAAAAGGTGGAATGTTATTGTAAGGTAAACTAGTGACTGTGTAACTTTGCATCGTTCCAAAGTTCTTCGGATGTTCATATCGAATGTTTGCTTACCCTATTATGTAGTTTCTGTTGCGTCACAAAATGCATTCGTAACCAATAACTGCTATGACGTTCCATGAAAAAGTAAGACTGCTCTTGGAGGAATACGTTTGAATAACAACTGCTTTAATAAGCAGTGACATCGATTGGTGATTAAATGATTGCATGGATTATTCTGGCGAAGAAACGAATACGTACGGTTTGATGAAGTTCAAATCAACGAAACGGGTAACAAGTagcaggattttttttttacacccaGCTATGCTTAAGTTGTCAGGATAACGTATGGGGCTACTAAACcgctgtttaaaaaatatacctTCAATACATTGCACTAGTACCTAACAAAGACTAAACCTTTTGAAGTCCAAAACTTTCGAAGTGAGCAAAGGTTTTTGCTGATTGTAAAATCATTCCTCCTTCCAAGTTTTACCGTTGCGTGTTAGGTGAACGTTAAGGctggtttattatttttttataagctATGAAAAGCCTCTGTGCGATCAATAGCCTCAAGGCAAAAGCTCACACGAAACTCGTCTGGGTACCCGATTTACATGGCCAAAGCCAAAACCGCCCGCAATAGCgtttataaattgaaaaagaatataTAAGAAAGCAAACGGCGCTACTGTCGGCAATGATTAAACAACATGAAATTGCTGGagatttgttgaattatttttgttttctaaactGGTGAGATACGTGTGATGCAACTGATGGTTATCCTTTTGATTAGCATCTGCGGCCTcagatgaaaaaaaacgctgTTTTGGGCAAAGCTTAAGCTTTTTAAACATGGTATCTATCGATTCAACAATTTGCAGACGGTGAGGTCAATTGGTGATGAACCACCAAGATAATCTGTATGTAGCCTTGGATCAGTACGAAAGATGGACATTGTTGTAAGGGAGAATATAATTAAATATAGATTTTAATCGAATTTGATTGCTAGCAGTTTACGTTACCCTAAACACTATCTATTTTACATTTGAGTGTACCAGAAACTTTGTTGTATGTTTTAAGCTGAGATTTAATCTTTGAACAAATAGTATGATGATGCTATACATGCGAGTACCATTTTGATGGTTATTCAAACCTTTTTAATGTATCTGTCGCGAACAGTTTGCAGCGGTTCTATTAGCATTTCAAATCAGATTGGTTTCTATGTTTcgttatatatttatttcaaaatgtcCTGTCCTGTTTTTTGTTGAGTAATCTCTTACTTTTGTACTATGTTGCGGTTCACGAAACCTCTACACGCCATGGCGCATGTAGGTTCCATCTTCGTTACCTTTcgtaaacatgtttttacaTTTCCCACCTTTATCCTTAAAGCCAAACCGGCGTTAATGCATCGTAACAAGGGGGGGAAATATATACACGCGATTAAATGAGCACAAGAGTGCCTGTTCGCGTGTTCACCGCTGTCGGTTCTTGACCGATTTTTCGTTCctggtaaaaaaaagtgttcatAAACAAGCCCGAGCGAGAGAACACCCACAGGACAAAAGTCGAAGTAGTTGATCCTTCGACGGTGgcgtggaaaatgaaacggcGAGCGAGAAAAGTAATCGTGCAATTTCCTTGAGCGGGAGCGGCTGAGATCCTGTGTTCCAGCGCCGTACCACAAACGCCCGGAGTATTCTGAACACAATAGACTCTCAGCTGGTACCGAGTTCGACTGGCGGATCTGTTTTGTGTTCAGTCGTTTTCCACCCTCGACGGCGATTTGTTCGATTCGGTCCATGGGAAAGCGTTTTTCACCGGCAAGCGACAGTCTGTGGTTGACGTTCGGGCTTGGTCCCTCAATTTCGGGGGGGAGGGCGAATGGAACGACAATAAATCTCCCGGCGTTCCCGGAAAGTGAATCTCAGTGGAGAAGCTTTGGTTCAGTGTCCTTGGTGCACGTGGACCTGTCAATTAAAAGGACATTCGCGCAAATTGTCCGTCTTTAGGCCCCAACGGCGTGGTTCGTAGATACTTGGCATAGTGATATACGTTCGTTACGCGTGAGTTTAGCTAGAAGTGTGTACTGCCTCCAACGCAAGTTGTTAACTGGAAGTTTTATAACCGTGGCTTTCCCAGCACATACGGCGAGGGAGGATTATTCTACGGATTTCATCCAATATTACGGTATCCAAAGGCGTGAGCAAGGTCAATTTGATTAATTACCCTTCGGTTGGGCACAAAGTAcgttaccgtttttttttgtattcttaCGTTGATCTATCATCTTTGGCATACGAACACCagggtttttctgttttcttttccatgttCGTTGATGCGTGTTAATTTGTTGGCTAACGTAATCCGTGACTAGCGGAAGCAAAAACACTTGCTACTCACCATATCAGGATTAAGTGGAGTGAACATGTGCGATATAAAGTGAAGTGTTATCGATACGCCACGTTACTCGTAGATTAAAAGGTATTAAAAGGATACTTAATTGGTCTAAATTCTACAGCGATGATACTTGGCAAGGTAATTCTTAGAGTAAGTCTAACATTTAGCCACAACATCAGTTCACAACTGAATGTAATAGCTTCGATGTGAGTGGGGTTTTTCTTAAATCAACTCAAATAACTTGTTTTCAACTAGGTCGAactttccaaacattttactTCATGTCATGTTTCAGCAATTCTTTTTTGTATCCTTTGAAGGTTTCTTCATTACACCCAACTTTTGCGCTGCTTTTTCCCAAGGATGTAAAGAATTCGTATAAGCGCAGGGATATAACTTTTCCCGCAGACACCACGCACGGATCAACTGAATTGGAATCCCGATGTAATTTAAGCTTCGCAAATCGGCTTCTTTTGGGCGCGCCTTGGCGTACATTACACCGTTCCAGGAAACCGTGACGGATTTCGAAATAAACTTCAAATCGATTGCCTTTGGAGCGGGGCGTTCCAACTGTGTGCTGTTGTTTTTAGCATCGGGAAAGTCGAGTTTAATTAGTGCCGATTTTATTACACACAGCAACTAACATACCATTGGGATTTATTCTTTTCCGGAGGTGGGGATGCGTTTGGATTAGGGAGCCTTATTTTCCAGTTCCATCAGGCGCCTCTCGGATAAAAATCCGAGGTAGgttatttctcattttttttaaattttctttcacctcCGCTTATAACATACGCACGATGGACCATAATTACCaagggaaatgtttgttttgtgaaaaCACTTTGATGGAATGGAAACAAATCAGAACGCTTGTTTAtgtaactgttttttttgtgaccaGGCAACGAGATAATGTGTATAGTGGAAGATTGTGTTTTGTGTAActtgttttattcatttatcaTTTAGTGCCGTTCAAGTTGCACCTTTTAATATCATGGAGTTAGGGGactaatttgtttaaaatttttgtgGATGTTACACTACTAACTTCCGGTAGTCTTTTTATTCCATGTGATGTCATGTTCGCGCCAAAATCGTCAAAAACCGTTAGCTTTAACCAACGTAATGATGCTCGGTGTTTAACGAAGGGAAACGGATACACACAGCATAAGTTctttatgtattttttccaacaaGATGATCGATTTTCCTGTTCGACAGGGCCTTCGACAGGGCGACAgggcatataaaaaaaaactacataaGTAAGAAGCGAGAGCGTAGAGAAGAATAGTTAAGATTTAGTTGCCAACCCCGCTAACAGGCAGAAGGTCACACAACAATCTTTTTTCACACGCCACTGCTGCAGGATGGCtcggttttgcttttatttaaatttccttcATTTATGTGCCTTCCACGGCGAAGGAGAATGCGGCAGAAACGGTTCTCTCGCGTGTAGCAACACTGGCGAGAATGTTGCGGAATTAATTATTTACCCGCCGAATTGAATCTTTCTTCCGTACGCGTGGGTGTCCGAGAAGGTTTTGGCCAAGAGGATTCCCCccctccaaaaaaaaaaaaaaaaacggaaacgtgTCATTGTGCGCCACTGTTGGGCAACACGGAAGATCGAAACGTCGACCGGGAAGACACAGCTGCTCGGTCCGTGTGCAAGTCGTTCAATATCACCGTTGACAGCGCTCGTGTAGCCTTTCAGTTTAATTTAAGTGACTTTTATTACCCCCGACAGTACCACGTTCTCTCATCTCCTCCCCCCCCGGTTGAGCACTTCCGGATGTGGCAACGCGGAGGGAAAACACCGGCAGGAACGTGTCATAATTCATCCGGCCGGTTCGATGTAGGTTACTAGAAATTGCATCAAtagtgacacacacacacccttcgCACTAGTGGGTGGGGGTATCTTCAGTTTTGTATGTGTGCCAAAAGAAGGATGATGCGCTGTCAAGTCCAGGCCGCCGCTGGACGACACTGCCGGGAATCGTTATTGGCAGGCTGTTCATAATTTATTCACGTAACTAACGAACCGATTGGCATTAGCATATGGCCGTGGAATATTTTTAGCGATACAGAGAAAAGGGTAGAATCTTTTTCACCGCGACCGAATACTATAAGTAGTTGCGGCAGACTTAGGGAAGGATTGGGGTGAAGAAATATATCTTTTTCGAAACTCGTTGCTCGTAGATAGCACAAATGGTGTCTTTGAAATGGACGTAGTTTAGCACTGACAACTGGCAGAATAcatatttttgaatgtttctacaaaaccaaatttgggttgtgttaatatttttcgcaaaatcaaatcaaatcaagaaGAAGCCAACTCATTAAAAAGAGTAAGCTCTACTTTTTCGGCTTAATGTTTTCATGAAATgaaccaaaaaataaattgcccTACATCCAATTATATCCACGAGGAAAGGTAGGAAACCTCAATAAAGCTCGTCTACCTTCCACACACCAACGAAAGATAATCTACCAAAACCAGACAGCAGTTTTTACCTAGACGGGGAGAAAACCCCAAAAGAAAGCACAATGTTCGTGTTGTTTTACCCAAACTTTAACCAAGCggtgtttttaattgatttatcaTAAAAGATTTTTTCCTTGTAGCCAACGACCGTCTTCGGGCCGCGGGCTCTCTCCGTATAACAAACATGCATAATTGGCCGTGAAAGTTCCTCCCCAAAAGCAGGCAGCATTTTCCTTCGGGGTTAAAGTGAAGATTAAATTCTGCATCTTTCATGAGCATTCTTTTGGTGTTGTGTTCGGttgctttttttgcttcttgtcAAATTTCACTTGCGTGGTTGGTTTCTGCCAGAATGCAAAACACAATCCGAAGTATTTCTATTCGGGGGTGTTGGCTTGGCCGGGTGTTTATTAAACTCTATATATCTTTCGTCAATAGAAACGGGTCAGAGTGTGGGCCCCCGGGTGGcaggaacggaacggaaggatTATCCCTATTTGTACTTGCTTGCGCGCTTAACCTTATTGGGGTTATGCTGCCGCTTACATTGCTCCCCAATGCCACTCGGATGGTAAGCCTTCTTCGGTATCGAGCCATTTACGTAGTTCGTTTTTCAACCCTTCGCCACCGTCGCCGAGCATTCGGAAGACGGTAGATTTTAAACTAGGCATAAACTATTTACTCGCTATCGATTTTCCACATGAGTCATATTCCTCCGTTCCATCGTTTCGAATGTCGGTGGAGTTTCATTTCCGTCCGTTTTCTAAGTGGCCGCACCGGACTTCGGTGGTTTTCCACTCGGCGGCTCGGTGTGTTTCTTGTGTGCGTCGCTGCCATGCTCACCGATAATACATAAATTATCCCGCAACTATTTCTTTTTCCGAGTCGTAGGAAGCTACGTAAAAAACGAGTATAATGAATAGTAGTCCGGTTAGCGGTTGTCTGTAGCGTTGCCGGGTTTCGTTTGGCAACGTTTACAGGAAATGGGGGGAAAGAAGTGGATAGGAAAGTtgcgtgtttccttttttagcCTCATGGTTTTCCTCTCCTTCAATTCTTCCTTTACTTTAAATTAGCCCTATCGGTTATGGTGCCAAGTGCCAAGTTTATCGAAACGGTAAACCAGAAAATGTTTTACGAAAAGAATTAAATTGTCAGCGACTCGGTAATAATTACATACAGCACGGCATCTATATTGTTGCATGTAAATTACCGGTTAAGGTCCTTGAGCAGTTTccataataatattttaagcATTATATGGTACTTTTATAAGAATGATTGCAGGCATTAATCTTTTCGGGATTCATGAGCAAATAACAGTTTTCTGGGCTTTTGCTTTTTGTGTAGTTTCACAAAACCTATTATTATATGCTGGTTTTGTTTATCCTTGCAGTCTGGTTTGTACGAATGCAGATGACTCAGAATATTGATTTGTGCTACTTTGCATTGAATATCTTAATTGACCGATTTTGAGAATGTTGACTTTGTGTCGTATATCCATGCTCATTTTTGTATTGTACTTCTAATTTATTAGCATTTAATGATACCTGGATCAAGTATTGTTGTTGTGGTGGCACATATTCAACTGAGAAATAATACTTTTCCGTCATGTTTTGGCATAACCAATCATATTTTCAACGAGAGGCATAAAAATCTCTGAACATCAACGACTCACATTCGTTTGATATTATTGTTGATCACGCCCGACGCTTGCCTGCCCGCCCATCCCGCCCATCCCCGCAGACGATGGCTTTTgctttatttcaaaatattgccCCAGATGGGTTTCCCGTGTTTGTGCTTATCATGTTTTCAGCTTCGTTTACCAACAGAAAACGAAGATTTACTTTTTCATGTGCTTTGGGAAAATGGCCCTCCCTGCCGACCTTGCCGACCGCCTGCCCGCTTCCAACACTctccgggtgtgtgtgtgtgtgcggtgaTCGAGCGTTCCATCGAGCCGGGTTTACTACCCTTCCCCTACCGTGCTCCTGCGGCTGATGATGGTCGTGTTTTCGACTTCCTCCTGGGTCACATTTTTTTCGATCGAAAGTCAAGGATACTCGTGCGCAAATTCTTACCCCACCAAAAGGATACCACCGTGGGTGTGTGGGTTGGAAAGCACACGTGCATACCTTCCCATCCATATCCTCCCCGGCACGTCACATCCGTCGAAAGAGGTTCATTTGGCGTGGAAAATGATGAGTATCAATCGACGATGCCGGTTCCGTGCGCGAACCCATTGAACCTGACGGCGTTTGCGTGACTTGCCGTAATGGCCTGACGGAAGCGCTTTCGCAAGGAGGTTTGGGGGAGGGTGGTGTTTTCGTACTCATTGCGCTCATTTCGCGAACCACGCGTAAAGCGCACCCATTGCCCGATTGCGAGGCAGCGGTACGCCGGATAGCGCCGGTCTGCACACCGGTGGTATCGTCTTCGGCCACGAGTGGCTTTAAACTTCGCCAACGACCATCGGCAAGGGGATGCTTAAAAGTTTACTACCTCTCGTGTCATTCCGCGAATACTCAAATTCGATGCGATCTGTCACCGTGCGTCTTGCGCGTTTCGCTAGCACATTTCGGTCATTTGGGGAATGTTTGGACTCCAAATAATAATATAGAGAGCGGCAATTTTCCTATCGCACGCCACTGCCTCGTCTCCGCAAATCCGCCTGCCGAGGAGCTTACCTTAACCTTTGGCCGCCACCGTTAGACGTTACGGGCGTAGGGGGAGGGTTGGATTTATTTGCATCGGGTAAATTTGCACCATAATTTAGAGCCACACGAGAATCGTGGTCGTCCTACACTGCTGCAATGCGGGCTCGGAGGGCCGTTTCGCTCGCATTCCGCAGCATTATTTATGGGGTACGGTTTGCTTTTTCGCGTGGTTTATTAACACGGACGATTCGGGCTCCATTCAAGTGTCCCATCAAGATGTAGGTTGATTTGACGAAGGTGCACCGTCGATGTTATACCACATCTCGACGCAGTAATGCCGAACTTTGCTAATGAGTTGGTTTCCAATGAACCACGGTTTTATGTGGTATGCGTGATTGGTTTGGCAGCGTGGAAACTATTGTAAATCAGCGTAGGAATGACACAAATGATGGAAATATAAAGTTCAATAATTAACGTTCATGAGAATTCGCTTAAGTGGCCCTTCAGCTAGTAATTAAGGAACACTTAAGAATGAGGTTGCAGAGGCACATTTATAtttcaaacattatttaatATACAACAAGATTAACATACATATTACATACTACAATACACACCACCGGTTTACAATTTGGTTTGAAAGAAGGTTTGCAGCACCATTCGGAAAAAAATGTGCAAACGATACTCATTACATTTTTTCCTGTTCCGCCGAGTCCTTGCTAGCATCCGCATTGTTACGCGTCTTTGCG encodes:
- the LOC131294157 gene encoding activating transcription factor 7-interacting protein 1 gives rise to the protein MEVDKPVVSNVDNEKMPVATTDNVLPESPDKSPEMENDELPALVISDSEGDEPSANPTEKITLSTSDRENEVNISGITPLDASVMDGVTKDSSSPEIESVEKPSFVSKNESKQSENMVVDVKQQPSCIYENIDLTGASSADDSGVSDEGTEKMVKRTEECVEKVVKDSASLTAQELLQSLLGDREDDYRLKGFGDETADPKGECSDMIKLNDESLEQNSDQNTAVEPTLDQEKQVSCSSENDPAEPIQDKITTINEKSEENSDPILNPKEDNTLEGPVLVENEAKQQSSEEITSVNEEASGHPDVDKTVACDTQVSRSAKETNNEDDDDDVICLLEEMAEEDQHDSNSLSNEDSASLPTDGAVVASKQSDGTTTSDATVEGRETEEDSIDEPPPKRPRSSESHDQDNVAAMKRLACENNATSDPVTIQTHSSENCDNGNDKPDAAESSKTDDNSETMMDQEESQNLNRSRPSSSMGEPAKCPIDVNTTETIFLTSHFETTATLVGAETGDTVGGRSTVVPSLSSEVLVIDDDDDDDDVGNVGATKIINSTKDSILASPDIEVGEKRPREDLESESTKKPKMANESTDTLDNLVKEDDVAQKPPDVKPLAMEFMKMFGKPLPKMSRDDLEEFVMLKVCEAVVYKSQLGEERKRLDKLETVMLKYRQRLKDMHKQYCDLLVVHERAVQDLQKRANRFVVPVKITRAVGLQVGASQFPLLGKPTAMDQTCEDVKTKNCIAELSVIPAKGNTTSPESSTKDTTGGAPWNGAQLTSIGQRMSTSTAGGIHPTPNVIRPSVPMNVTYMHNATASEVTIKPPDPSKPALGSIVNGLPGSSYPSGTSVSSSGSSTGSVSPGSMTARKKTLHKITPKRPPLSAVQQEEQEKMARQQAEQMLQDIHSQQARIAKIAAGSKVSGGNSATGIRPTAPDVRTTVVSRTNVTLFRPAMLSSLMPAAQPMAGMHNVRASSSKTLTFTNSVAPTAPQSQPGSPSAVTNSLIDLTDEEEPRGPIGTSVPLSNAIEKKHSNQNGMLEKQQGSAEMIATNQMVKLAQAAQTKGKLPYRLLNGNGTIQPIATGSTHTQGMLLPNNVGFRAHLGKKPNGLRMPLGISPTTHGQIRHSGPFPDNSLMMKPRPPLRVPVHPAPLPKPGPQSCHPSWKQLPPQPVIRINNVSTGIVISWTMPDLSEMHAEIDIYQIYAYQESTAIPSSSAWRHVGDVKALPLPMAVTLTHFSEGQRYHFAVRAIDEHKRIGFFSDPRTWNDVNVSQ